One window of the Rosa rugosa chromosome 3, drRosRugo1.1, whole genome shotgun sequence genome contains the following:
- the LOC133737906 gene encoding cysteine-rich receptor-like protein kinase 29, with protein MKDNACEQKRCSDTETQADQSPLIDSFCGQNGNCTASSTYQTNLNNLLGSLSSPGNDNGYGFYSSSVGVNSDKVNAFGLCRGDVKAGDCESCVSQASDPLKRACPVQKEAIIWYDYCMLRYSNESLYGIVTTDPSVFLSNTQNVSSPDEFNRQLKLLLEGLITKAAAGGTDRKFALGTNTTASFVTIYGLAQCTPDLSLEECTQCLNAALAQIPLYSYGKIGGNAVAPKLYLKGRLWNEEEIAVKRLSRDSAQGDIEFKNEVVLVAKLQHRNLVRLLGFCLERNERLLVYEFVPNASLDHFVFGIVEDLKPIHVYDILPMNPIKREQLDWEIRYKIILGIGRGLLYLHEDSRLRIIHRDLKASNILLDAEMNPKIADFGMARLFNIDQTQGETSRVVGTYGYMAPEYVMRGHFSVKSDVYSFGVLVLEIVSGQKNSSFRHEGNLEDLLGYAWNSWKGGTSSNLIDPMLRTGSRPEIVRCIHIGLLCVQQSIGDRPTMAAIIQMLTSNSDDLPVPSQPAFYMYNQGIGSSSDMSLGFETLERR; from the exons ATGAAGGATAATGCTTGCGAACAGAAGAGGTGTTCTGACACTGAAA CTCAAGCAGATCAGTCACCTTTAATAGACAGCTTTTGCGGCCAGAACGGTAACTGCACCGCTAGTAGCACCTATCAGACAAACCTCAACAACCTTCTCGGTTCTCTTTCCTCCCCCGGCAACGATAACGGCTACGGTTTCTACAGTTCCTCCGTCGGAGTAAACTCCGACAAAGTTAATGCATTCGGCCTCTGCAGAGGAGATGTCAAGGCTGGTGATTGCGAAAGTTGCGTCAGCCAAGCTAGTGATCCTCTCAAAAGAGCATGTCCTGTCCAGAAGGAGGCCATTATATGGTACGACTATTGCATGTTGCGCTACTCGAATGAATCATTATATGGCATCGTGACAACAGACCCTTCTGTGTTTCTGTCAAACACACAAAACGTTTCGTCACCGGATGAGTTCAATCGGCAGCTGAAGTTGTTATTGGAAGGACTAATTACTAAAGCTGCAGCAGGAGGTACTGATAGGAAGTTTGCACTGGGCACAAACACAACCGCCAGCTTTGTAACAATATATGGACTTGCACAGTGTACTCCAGATTTGTCGCTGGAAGAATGCACTCAATGCTTAAATGCAGCGTTGGCACAAATCCCACTATATAGTTATGGGAAGATTGGTGGGAATGCTGTTGCACCCAAGTTGTATCTTAAG GGTAGGCTTTGGAACGAAGAGGAGATAGCAGTGAAAAGGCTCTCCAGAGATTCTGCACAAGGAGATATAGAATTTAAAAATGAGGTGGTGCTAGTGGCAAAGCTTCAACATCGAAATTTAGTTAGGCTCCTTGGTTTCTGTCTGGAGAGAAATGAAAGACTTCTTGTCTATGAGTTTGTCCCAAATGCAAGTCTTGATCATTTCGTATTTGGTATAGTTGAAGACTTGAAGCCTATTCATGTGTATGACATTCTTCCGATGA ATCCAATCAAGCGTGAACAGTTGGATTGGGAAATTCGCTACAAGATTATACTAGGGATTGGGCGAGGACTCCTTTACCTTCATGAAGATTCTCGTCTTAGAATTATCCATCGTGATCTCAAAGCAAGTAATATTTTATTAGATGCAGAAATGAACcccaaaattgcagattttggtATGGCAAGATTGTTTAATATCGATCAAACACAAGGCGAAACCAGTCGAGTTGTGGGAACTTA TGGATATATGGCTCCTGAGTATGTAATGCGCGGACATTTTTCTGTGAAGTCCGATGTCTATAGCTTTGGTGTGTTGGTTTTGGAGATAGTAAGCGGACAGAAAAATAGCTCTTTTCGTCATGAAGGAAATTTGGAGGATCTTCTAGGCTAT GCATGGAATAGTTGGAAGGGAGGGACATCTTCAAATTTGATAGATCCCATGTTGAGGACTGGTTCGAGGCCTGAAATAGTGAGATGCATCCATATTGGATTGTTATGTGTTCAACAAAGCATAGGTGATAGACCAACCATGGCTGCAATCATTCAAATGCTTACCAGCAACTCTGATGATCTCCCAGTACCCTCACAACCAGCGTTTTATATGTATAATCAAGGCATTGGATCCTCATCCGACATGTCGTTGggatttgaga CTTTAGAGAGACGTTAA
- the LOC133735166 gene encoding cysteine-rich receptor-like protein kinase 44 isoform X1, translating to MHKVSLSCFKAMISSRFEILLILLRLVLLFPNSTEALGVPQKLVPDICLGNISSSVYQKNVNDLLSSLLSQGNGSGFYSSSRGQSPDKVYAIGLCRGDVEPDVCGKCISDATYILTESCPNGTEATGWYDNCMLRYSKRPLYGVMESNKPSLRMCSPYDIGLENTDDFNRKLTALLGRLKSAAAAGGDLLKYAAGNTTFGSMSQSIFAVLQCTPDLSEMDCSKCLGDTVESLPTTCPAKHGARIDFLSCYLRYEDALFFNSVVAATPPPISPPPPGLGLGEKKQSKNSRTVIIIVVATTVPLLLILSICIYLKLRKTKARFEDCIHEPGAEALQFDFDSIKVATNNFSKSNELGRGGFGVVYKGKLWNQEDIAVKRLSKNSAQGDIEFKNEVVLAAKLQHRNLVKLLGFCLEKNERLLVYEFVSNSSLDNFIFDPKMRHLDWDTRYKIIVGIGRGLLYLHEDSRLRIIHRDLKASNVLLDAEMTPKIADFGMAKLFDFDQTQGQTSRIAGTHGYMAPEYVMRGHFSVKSDVYSFGVLVLEIVSGEKNNSFYHGKHAEDLISYVWRSWREETASSLIDHLTLTTDSRSEAMRCIHIGLLCLQQSVGDRPTMASVMQMLTSNSLTPSLPIPSQPSFLLSGSDISGLDQSHSKAKQMNEVSITEQSPR from the exons ATGCACAAGGTGTCGCTATCTTGCTTTAAGGCAATGATTTCCTCCAGATTTGAAATATTATTGATACTCTTGCGACTTGTGTTACTCTTCCCCAATAGTACTGAAGCCCTCGGTGTGCCCCAAAAATTAGTCCCAGACATCTGTTTGGGTAACATCAGCAGTAGTGTCTATCAGAAAAATGTCAACGACCTTCTCTCCTCCCTCCTTTCTCAAGGCAACGGCAGCGGGTTTTACAGTTCCTCGAGAGGCCAAAGCCCAGACAAAGTTTACGCAATAGGACTTTGTCGGGGCGATGTTGAGCCGGATGTTTGTGGAAAATGCATTAGCGACGCTACATATATTCTCACCGAGTCTTGTCCTAACGGGACGGAAGCAACTGGATGGTACGACAATTGCATGTTACGCTACTCAAAACGACCCTTGTATGGCGTCATGGAATCAAATAAACCTAGTCTCAGGATGTGCAGCCCATATGACATCGGGTTAGAGAATACGGACGACTTCAACAGAAAACTGACGGCCTTGTTGGGAAGACTAAAGAGTGCAGCCGCCGCAGGAGGTGATCTTCTCAAGTATGCTGCAGGAAACACTACGTTCGGTTCTATGTCTCAGTCGATATTTGCAGTTTTGCAGTGCACTCCCGATCTGTCGGAGATGGACTGCAGCAAATGCTTGGGTGACACTGTTGAATCCCTCCCAACGACTTGTCCTGCGAAGCACGGTGCGAGAATTGATTTTCTCAGCTGTTACTTGAGGTATGAAGATGCCCTCTTCTTCAACTCGGTAGTAGCTGCCACACCACCACCAATTTCTCCTCCTCCACCAGGATTAGGATTAGGAG AAAAGAAGCAGAGTAAAAATTCTCGGACCGTCATCATTATTGTTGTGGCAACTACTGTTCCTCTTCTACTAATTCTATCCATCTGCATTTATCTAAAATTGAGGAAGACAAAGGCAAGATTTGAAG ATTGTATCCACGAACCAGGTGCAGAAGCCTTGCAGTTCGATTTTGACTCCATCAAAGTCGCTACAAATAACTTTTCAAAATCCAATGAACTTGGACGAGGTGGATTTGGCGTTGTTTACAAG GGTAAGCTTTGGAACCAAGAAGATATAGCAGTGAAGAGGCTTTCTAAAAACTCCGCACAGGGTGATATAGAATTTAAAAATGAGGTAGTGCTAGCGGCCAAGCTTCAACACCGAAATTTAGTTAAGCTCCTTGGCTTCTGTTTGGAAAAAAATGAAAGACTTCTTGTCTATGAGTTTGTCTCAAATTCAAGTCTCGATAATTTCATATTTG ATCCAAAGATGCGGCATTTGGATTGGGATACCCGTTACAAAATCATAGTAGGCATTGGGCGGGGGCTTCTTTATCTTCATGAAGATTCTCGTCTTCGAATTATTCATCGTGATCTCAAAGCTAGTAACGTCTTATTGGATGCAGAAATGACTcccaaaattgcagattttggaATGGCAAAATTGTTTGATTTTGATCAAACACAAGGCCAAACCAGTCGTATTGCTGGAACACA CGGATATATGGCTCCAGAATACGTAATGCGTGGACACTTTTCTGTTAAATCCGATGTCTATAGTTTTGGTGTGTTGGTTTTGGAGATTGTAAGTGGAGAGAAAAATAATTCTTTCTATCACGGAAAGCATGCAGAGGACCTTATAAGCTAT GTATGGAGAAGTTGGAGAGAAGAAACAGCTTCAAGTCTAATAGATCATCTCACCTTGACCACTGATTCAAGAAGTGAAGCAATGAGATGCATCCACATTGGATTGTTATGTCTGCAACAAAGTGTAGGTGATAGACCAACCATGGCTTCAGTTATGCAAATGCTTACTAGCAACTCTCTCACTCCTTCTCTCCCAATACCATCACAACCTTCGTTTCTTCTGAGTGGATCTGACATATCCGGGTTAGATCAATCCCACAGCAAGGCTAAGCAAATGAATGAGGTTTCAATAACAGAACAATCTCCTCGTTAG
- the LOC133735166 gene encoding cysteine-rich receptor-like protein kinase 29 isoform X2, protein MHKVSLSCFKAMISSRFEILLILLRLVLLFPNSTEALGVPQKLVPDICLGNISSSVYQKNVNDLLSSLLSQGNGSGFYSSSRGQSPDKVYAIGLCRGDVEPDVCGKCISDATYILTESCPNGTEATGWYDNCMLRYSKRPLYGVMESNKPSLRMCSPYDIGLENTDDFNRKLTALLGRLKSAAAAGGDLLKYAAGNTTFGSMSQSIFAVLQCTPDLSEMDCSKCLGDTVESLPTTCPAKHGARIDFLSCYLRYEDALFFNSVVAATPPPISPPPPGLGLGEKKQSKNSRTVIIIVVATTVPLLLILSICIYLKLRKTKARFEDCIHEPGAEALQFDFDSIKVATNNFSKSNELGRGGFGVVYKGKLWNQEDIAVKRLSKNSAQGDIEFKNEVVLAAKLQHRNLVKLLGFCLEKNERLLVYEFVSNSSLDNFIFDPKMRHLDWDTRYKIIVGIGRGLLYLHEDSRLRIIHRDLKASNVLLDAEMTPKIADFGMAKLFDFDQTQGQTSRIAGTHGYMAPEYVMRGHFSVKSDVYSFGVLVLEIVSGEKNNSFYHGKHAEDLISYNIAGMEKLERRNSFKSNRSSHLDH, encoded by the exons ATGCACAAGGTGTCGCTATCTTGCTTTAAGGCAATGATTTCCTCCAGATTTGAAATATTATTGATACTCTTGCGACTTGTGTTACTCTTCCCCAATAGTACTGAAGCCCTCGGTGTGCCCCAAAAATTAGTCCCAGACATCTGTTTGGGTAACATCAGCAGTAGTGTCTATCAGAAAAATGTCAACGACCTTCTCTCCTCCCTCCTTTCTCAAGGCAACGGCAGCGGGTTTTACAGTTCCTCGAGAGGCCAAAGCCCAGACAAAGTTTACGCAATAGGACTTTGTCGGGGCGATGTTGAGCCGGATGTTTGTGGAAAATGCATTAGCGACGCTACATATATTCTCACCGAGTCTTGTCCTAACGGGACGGAAGCAACTGGATGGTACGACAATTGCATGTTACGCTACTCAAAACGACCCTTGTATGGCGTCATGGAATCAAATAAACCTAGTCTCAGGATGTGCAGCCCATATGACATCGGGTTAGAGAATACGGACGACTTCAACAGAAAACTGACGGCCTTGTTGGGAAGACTAAAGAGTGCAGCCGCCGCAGGAGGTGATCTTCTCAAGTATGCTGCAGGAAACACTACGTTCGGTTCTATGTCTCAGTCGATATTTGCAGTTTTGCAGTGCACTCCCGATCTGTCGGAGATGGACTGCAGCAAATGCTTGGGTGACACTGTTGAATCCCTCCCAACGACTTGTCCTGCGAAGCACGGTGCGAGAATTGATTTTCTCAGCTGTTACTTGAGGTATGAAGATGCCCTCTTCTTCAACTCGGTAGTAGCTGCCACACCACCACCAATTTCTCCTCCTCCACCAGGATTAGGATTAGGAG AAAAGAAGCAGAGTAAAAATTCTCGGACCGTCATCATTATTGTTGTGGCAACTACTGTTCCTCTTCTACTAATTCTATCCATCTGCATTTATCTAAAATTGAGGAAGACAAAGGCAAGATTTGAAG ATTGTATCCACGAACCAGGTGCAGAAGCCTTGCAGTTCGATTTTGACTCCATCAAAGTCGCTACAAATAACTTTTCAAAATCCAATGAACTTGGACGAGGTGGATTTGGCGTTGTTTACAAG GGTAAGCTTTGGAACCAAGAAGATATAGCAGTGAAGAGGCTTTCTAAAAACTCCGCACAGGGTGATATAGAATTTAAAAATGAGGTAGTGCTAGCGGCCAAGCTTCAACACCGAAATTTAGTTAAGCTCCTTGGCTTCTGTTTGGAAAAAAATGAAAGACTTCTTGTCTATGAGTTTGTCTCAAATTCAAGTCTCGATAATTTCATATTTG ATCCAAAGATGCGGCATTTGGATTGGGATACCCGTTACAAAATCATAGTAGGCATTGGGCGGGGGCTTCTTTATCTTCATGAAGATTCTCGTCTTCGAATTATTCATCGTGATCTCAAAGCTAGTAACGTCTTATTGGATGCAGAAATGACTcccaaaattgcagattttggaATGGCAAAATTGTTTGATTTTGATCAAACACAAGGCCAAACCAGTCGTATTGCTGGAACACA CGGATATATGGCTCCAGAATACGTAATGCGTGGACACTTTTCTGTTAAATCCGATGTCTATAGTTTTGGTGTGTTGGTTTTGGAGATTGTAAGTGGAGAGAAAAATAATTCTTTCTATCACGGAAAGCATGCAGAGGACCTTATAAGCTAT AATATTGCAGGTATGGAGAAGTTGGAGAGAAGAAACAGCTTCAAGTCTAATAGATCATCTCACCTTGACCACTGA
- the LOC133735167 gene encoding uncharacterized protein LOC133735167 produces the protein MLHHMDKALRLEYMSIKDARELWVALEERFGNVQDSLLPDLKVQWNNLRFADFKYVAEYNSEALRIQSMLRFCGKPITEQELIENTLSTFPVSAIVISKQYRTEVNAGRITRFHQLINIISVAEKHDNILVRNYNSRPIETKSVHEANYNAPKGGRKERNPKNGGYEGRMGPYNRPNQEGNRKFGVDTRGGNATRGRGGRGIPSRNGGSMGRGGGTNPPRERPQRAQRAPQLKGGNHNDECHRCGSIEHWLKQCKASEELAERYRAYRDLREQEVYLAEEEEDGGDVNLTIEDFKAEDEVHKDAADFD, from the coding sequence ATGCTAcatcatatggacaaagcactcagattggagtatatgtcgatcaaggatgcaagagagctatgggtagcgctagaagagcgctttggcaatgtccaagattccctcctccctgacttgaaggttcaatggaacaatctgcgctttgctgacttcaagtatgttgctgaatataattcagaagctcttcgcatacaatccatgttgaggttttgtggaaaacctatcacagagcaagagctaattgagaatactctctccaccttccccgtttcagccattgtgatatcaaagcaatatcgtactgaagtcaatgcaggacggatcacgaggtttcatcagcttattaacatcatatctgtagctgagaaacatgataacatactcgtgagaaattataattcaaggcccattgaaactaagagcgttcatgaggcgaattataatgcacccaaaggagggcgcaaggagcggaaccctaagaatgggggatatgagggacgtatgggcccatataaccgccctaaccaggaaggaaaccgcaagtttggtgtggatacacgtggtggtaatgccacacgtgggagaggaggtCGTGGTATCCCTAGCCGTAATGGTGGCtccatgggtcgtggtggtggcaccaaccctcctagggaacgcccgcaacgtgcacaacgtgcacctcaattaaagggaggcaaccacaatgatgagtgtcatcgatgtggatcaattgagcattggttgaagcaatgcaaggcaagcgaggAACTAGCTGaaagatacagggcatacagggacctgagagagcaagaagtgtaccttgcagaagaagaagaagatggtggagatgtcaatctcaccatagaggacttcaaagctgaagatgaagtgcacaaggatgcagcagactttgattag